One part of the Patescibacteria group bacterium genome encodes these proteins:
- the miaA gene encoding tRNA (adenosine(37)-N6)-dimethylallyltransferase MiaA: MSPEVKSNSEPHPLVLVILGPTASGKTKLAVALASKFNGEIISADSRQVYKGMDVGTGKDLGEYKVGKKKIPYHLIDIVKPNQSFDLAKFQKLAFKAIDKILQKNKLPILVGGSGLYLQAVVDNYDLGTFGSDHKERTRRERLNALELFNEIDRLNPAFAKKINDSDRHNTRRLARYLEIVEQGHVNNQKKESRYSFELIGLNPGREILRQKIEKRLQERLEKEGLIEEVKKLHKQGVSWQRLESFGLEYKFLAHYLQKKIDYDKMFVDLNIAIRQFAKRQLTWFKRWERQGRKIKWFKDAAQAEKIIKGA, from the coding sequence ATGTCACCCGAAGTAAAATCTAATAGCGAGCCTCATCCCTTAGTTTTAGTTATCCTTGGGCCGACAGCTAGCGGCAAGACCAAGTTAGCCGTGGCTCTAGCGTCTAAATTTAATGGCGAGATTATAAGCGCTGATAGCCGGCAAGTGTATAAAGGCATGGATGTTGGCACGGGCAAGGATTTAGGGGAATACAAAGTTGGCAAGAAAAAGATCCCCTATCACCTAATCGATATTGTTAAGCCTAACCAGAGTTTTGATTTAGCTAAGTTTCAAAAATTAGCTTTTAAAGCGATTGATAAGATTTTACAAAAGAATAAGCTCCCGATTTTAGTGGGCGGCTCCGGCCTATATCTCCAGGCCGTTGTAGATAATTATGATTTAGGGACATTCGGTTCAGATCACAAGGAAAGGACCAGGCGCGAACGTTTAAACGCTTTAGAATTATTTAATGAAATTGATCGCCTAAATCCCGCTTTCGCCAAGAAGATAAATGACAGCGATCGCCATAATACCAGGCGTTTGGCTCGTTACTTAGAAATTGTGGAACAAGGGCATGTCAACAATCAAAAGAAAGAATCCCGCTATAGCTTTGAATTAATTGGTTTAAATCCTGGCCGGGAAATACTGCGCCAGAAGATAGAAAAGCGCTTGCAAGAGCGCTTAGAAAAAGAAGGCTTAATTGAGGAAGTGAAGAAATTACATAAACAAGGAGTCTCTTGGCAGCGGCTTGAAAGTTTTGGCCTAGAATATAAGTTCCTTGCTCATTATCTGCAAAAGAAAATAGATTATGATAAGATGTTTGTCGATCTTAACATTGCCATCCGTCAATTTGCTAAGAGGCAATTAACTTGGTTCAAACGTTGGGAAAGGCAAGGAAGAAAGATAAAATGGTTTAAAGATGCCGCTCAGGCAGAGAAGATAATTAAGGGGGCGTGA
- the miaB gene encoding tRNA (N6-isopentenyl adenosine(37)-C2)-methylthiotransferase MiaB, with the protein MKYNIITIGCQMNKADSERLAAYLEKKKYQAVADFKLADIVIINTCGVRQSAEDRAYGLVNQIKRFNPSAQIAITGCLSKRADVKKRLQAKVDLFFPINETPHLLSLLKNSERLLKLDDLRELSGEKYLAILPKHASYFKAFVPIGNGCNNFCSYCVVPYARGREVYRGAADIIKEVKALVRKGYKEITLIAQNVNSYHSLRAKKKFDFADLLRSLADIPGDFWLRFSSSHPKDLSGKLIRVMSQSDKICHHLHLAVQSGDDRILKAMNRKYSAKQYVDLVAKIRQAKPGIAISTDVIVGFPGETKAQFNNSLKLFKQLNFDQAFIARYSPRFGTAAAKLKDNVSLEEKKKREEILEKVLKKSALENNKKLLGKEIVILVESQNRKGKYFGLSSSSKTVSLVDKKVKIGEFVKAKITGVRDFGLTGEVVK; encoded by the coding sequence ATGAAATATAATATAATTACGATTGGTTGTCAGATGAATAAGGCGGACAGCGAGCGACTGGCCGCTTATTTGGAAAAGAAAAAATATCAAGCGGTCGCTGATTTTAAATTGGCCGATATTGTAATCATTAATACTTGCGGCGTCAGGCAGTCGGCTGAAGATCGGGCATATGGCCTGGTTAACCAGATCAAGAGATTCAACCCTAGCGCCCAGATAGCGATTACTGGCTGCTTAAGCAAGAGAGCAGATGTGAAAAAGCGCTTACAAGCGAAGGTCGATCTGTTTTTTCCGATAAATGAAACGCCCCATCTTTTATCTCTCCTGAAAAATAGCGAACGCTTATTAAAATTAGATGATTTGAGAGAATTGAGCGGCGAAAAATATCTAGCGATCTTGCCGAAACATGCCAGCTACTTTAAGGCTTTCGTGCCTATCGGTAATGGTTGTAATAATTTCTGTTCATATTGCGTGGTGCCTTATGCCCGTGGCCGGGAAGTCTATCGCGGCGCCGCAGATATTATCAAGGAAGTTAAGGCCTTGGTGAGGAAGGGTTACAAGGAGATCACTTTGATTGCCCAGAATGTTAACAGCTACCACTCCCTAAGAGCTAAAAAGAAATTTGATTTTGCTGATTTGTTGCGGTCTTTAGCTGATATCCCTGGTGATTTCTGGCTAAGATTCTCTTCTAGCCATCCCAAGGATTTGAGCGGTAAGCTGATTAGGGTTATGAGCCAAAGTGACAAGATTTGCCATCATTTGCATTTAGCCGTCCAATCAGGCGATGACCGGATCCTTAAAGCTATGAACCGGAAATATAGTGCCAAACAGTATGTGGACTTAGTCGCTAAGATCAGGCAAGCTAAACCGGGCATTGCCATTAGCACTGACGTGATTGTGGGGTTTCCGGGAGAAACAAAGGCGCAATTTAATAACTCTCTTAAGTTATTCAAGCAGTTAAATTTCGACCAAGCCTTTATCGCCCGCTATAGTCCGCGTTTCGGGACGGCGGCTGCTAAATTAAAGGATAATGTCAGCCTTGAGGAGAAAAAAAAGCGAGAAGAGATTTTGGAAAAGGTTTTAAAAAAGAGCGCCTTGGAAAATAATAAAAAACTTTTAGGGAAAGAGATTGTTATATTGGTTGAGAGTCAGAATCGTAAGGGTAAATATTTTGGTCTTAGCTCAAGTTCCAAGACGGTATCTCTAGTTGATAAGAAGGTGAAGATTGGCGAGTTTGTGAAAGCGAAGATTACCGGGGTCAGGGATTTCGGCTTAACCGGGGAAGTGGTTAAATAA
- a CDS encoding glycosyltransferase family 39 protein, with protein MPGFKDKLSKFGHHFSWSTVIVLVVAVFFCLATSYYNYQQLSAGQIKWNSPDETANYFFAKNFSASGQLSVFEPLNLRAYDLVHPRSFRSDLAWLKPVSFLGIILIFGQLGAWLGDWIIPFLTPIFASFGIFFFYLLIKRLFSERVGLIAAFLLASFPVYIYYSVRSLFHNVLFVVFVIISFYFLSFFLEKKYCYEKRSFWRFSLSKNISLGWLWSFLAGIFFGLAALTRASELLWLGPLLFIIWIFNIRRAGILKPLIFLVGTALALLPGFYYNQILYGSPVYGGYGAMNQSLADISRAGQSLVTGSLSSGAGAISGFFNSLSHNVFYFGFNLRLSLKMFYYYFALMFPWLLLAGFWGAMFLFGDSLVRFKRRYLVYILSLILTSVILIFYYGSWQFNDNPDPKSFTIGNSYTRYWLPIYLFFLPLASLFIVRISQLVLEAGKSERYHLYRLPIFWSNALQACGVLAIMTSSLLFVSFGSEEGLFYLADSNYSAKVSSAKVVELTEPSAVIITQYHDKFLFPERRVLVGLLNDDNMNYYYGQLARKVPVYYYNFSFPPKDLDYLNSSKLPKADLNISLVKKIDQDFSLYRLNFVAPIEAPKTRP; from the coding sequence ATGCCCGGTTTCAAAGACAAATTATCTAAGTTCGGCCATCATTTTTCTTGGAGTACCGTCATCGTCCTAGTGGTAGCCGTCTTTTTTTGTTTGGCGACTTCTTATTATAACTATCAACAGCTAAGTGCCGGTCAGATTAAGTGGAATTCTCCAGACGAAACTGCTAATTATTTTTTCGCTAAGAATTTTAGTGCTAGCGGCCAGTTGTCGGTTTTTGAGCCTTTAAATCTTCGGGCCTATGATTTAGTCCATCCACGTAGCTTCCGGAGCGATTTAGCTTGGCTCAAGCCGGTTAGTTTCCTGGGTATAATTCTGATTTTTGGCCAGCTGGGCGCTTGGCTGGGGGATTGGATAATTCCATTCTTAACCCCGATCTTTGCTTCTTTTGGGATATTCTTTTTCTATCTGCTTATCAAGCGTCTATTTTCGGAAAGGGTCGGCTTGATTGCCGCCTTCCTCTTGGCTAGTTTTCCGGTGTATATCTATTATAGTGTGCGCAGCTTATTCCATAATGTACTGTTTGTCGTTTTTGTCATTATTTCTTTCTACTTCTTATCCTTTTTTCTAGAAAAAAAATATTGTTATGAAAAGCGTTCTTTCTGGCGTTTCTCCTTAAGCAAGAATATTAGTTTGGGCTGGCTTTGGTCTTTTTTGGCTGGGATTTTTTTCGGACTAGCAGCCCTGACCAGAGCCTCGGAACTGCTTTGGCTTGGACCCCTGCTTTTCATTATCTGGATTTTTAATATTAGGCGTGCTGGCATTTTGAAACCATTGATATTTCTGGTCGGTACGGCTCTAGCGCTCTTGCCCGGCTTCTATTATAACCAAATCTTATACGGTTCACCGGTCTATGGTGGTTATGGTGCCATGAATCAGTCTTTGGCTGATATTTCCCGGGCGGGCCAGAGCCTGGTGACCGGGAGTTTATCATCGGGCGCCGGAGCCATTAGTGGTTTTTTTAACTCTTTGAGCCATAATGTCTTTTATTTCGGTTTTAACTTGCGCTTGTCCTTAAAGATGTTCTATTATTATTTTGCCTTGATGTTCCCCTGGCTGCTTTTAGCCGGTTTTTGGGGTGCGATGTTTTTATTCGGCGACAGTCTGGTCCGTTTCAAGCGCCGTTATTTGGTTTACATCCTTAGTCTGATCCTAACAAGCGTTATCCTGATTTTCTATTACGGTAGTTGGCAGTTCAATGATAATCCTGATCCTAAAAGTTTCACTATCGGTAATTCCTATACCCGCTACTGGTTGCCGATTTATCTCTTTTTCTTGCCTTTGGCCTCTCTATTCATCGTCCGTATCAGTCAGCTGGTTTTAGAAGCGGGAAAGTCAGAGCGCTATCATTTGTATCGTCTGCCGATTTTTTGGAGCAACGCCTTGCAAGCCTGCGGCGTTTTAGCAATCATGACTAGCTCTTTATTATTTGTCAGTTTTGGTTCAGAAGAGGGCTTATTTTATTTGGCTGATAGTAATTATAGTGCCAAGGTTTCTAGCGCTAAAGTCGTCGAATTAACCGAGCCGAGCGCCGTTATTATCACCCAGTATCATGACAAGTTCTTGTTTCCCGAGCGCCGGGTTCTGGTCGGCTTGTTAAACGACGATAATATGAATTATTATTATGGACAGTTGGCTCGGAAAGTGCCGGTCTATTACTATAATTTTTCTTTTCCGCCCAAGGATCTAGATTATCTAAACAGCAGCAAGCTACCCAAAGCCGATCTTAATATCAGCTTGGTTAAGAAGATTGATCAGGATTTTTCTTTATATCGTTTAAATTTCGTAGCGCCCATAGAGGCGCCTAAAACACGTCCTTAA